One stretch of Procambarus clarkii isolate CNS0578487 chromosome 35, FALCON_Pclarkii_2.0, whole genome shotgun sequence DNA includes these proteins:
- the LOC138371423 gene encoding retinol dehydrogenase 14-like has translation MATNHFGHFLLANLLLGLLKKSTPSRVVVTSSMAHSHLKTLDLKNLNYEKGNYSLLQAYSQSKACNILFTRYLAEMMKGTGIVVNALCPGLVATEIFQKSGGILFGKIYRILSPILGKTALQGAQTIIHLAISEETAKITGEFFEDCKISDNISPLVCDAGLAKKVWEASEACVNLQPEERSY, from the exons ATGGCAACCAACCATTTTGGACATTTTCTCCTTGCTAATCTCTTACTAG GACTGCTAAAGAAGAGCACTCCCAGTCGAGTGGTGGTGACATCATCAATGGCTCATTCCCACCTCAAGACATTAGACCTAAAG AATCTGAATTATGAAAAGGGTAACTACTCATTGTTACAGGCCTATAGCCAGTCAAAGGCCTGCAACATTCTGTTCACCCGTTACTTAGCGGAAATGATGAAGGGAACTG GGATTGTCGTGAATGCACTGTGTCCAGGTTTGGTAGCAACAGAGATCTTCCAGAAATCTGGTGGCATCCTATTTGGGAAGATATATCGAATTCTCAGTCCCATTCTGGGCAAG ACTGCATTGCAAGGGGCCCAGACAATTATCCACCTGGCAATCTCAGAAGAAACTGCTAAGATTACAGGGGAGTTCTTTGAGGATTGTAAG ATATCAGATAATATATCACCACTAGTCTGTGATGCAGGGTTGGCCAAGAAGGTGTGGGAAGCCAGTGAGGCTTGCGTTAATCTCCAGCCAGAGGAACGCAGCTACTAA